The following are encoded together in the Naumannella cuiyingiana genome:
- a CDS encoding D-hexose-6-phosphate mutarotase, with product MSEGERLTHRSGGYRGDHGPVTFTSYALGAQVTSVALGDDQLFFLSDLATYRPGAAIRGGVPVCFPWFADGPDGDLAPSHGFVRKVEWELIGDRGDETGHELLWRIGSEQVAAADGREEWPADFEAICRHAFGEDGVLIELTVRNRGAEPITFEELLHSYLRVDDLDALRVTGLAGARYLDKTRDLAEFTQEGDVSFTGPTDRIYASDASLTLHDGDRTIIVDKINSANTVVWNPFDAGVAKFADLGPDDWRRFVCIEAGNVRENAITVDPGAEHTFGTRIRRAP from the coding sequence GTGAGCGAGGGCGAGCGGCTGACCCACCGGAGCGGCGGCTATCGAGGCGACCACGGTCCGGTGACCTTCACCAGCTACGCGCTGGGCGCGCAGGTGACATCGGTCGCGCTCGGCGATGATCAACTGTTCTTCCTGAGCGACCTGGCGACGTATCGCCCGGGGGCCGCCATCCGCGGCGGCGTACCGGTCTGCTTCCCGTGGTTCGCCGACGGTCCGGACGGCGACCTGGCGCCCAGCCACGGCTTCGTGCGCAAGGTCGAGTGGGAGCTGATCGGTGATCGTGGCGACGAGACCGGTCACGAGTTGTTGTGGCGGATCGGGTCGGAACAGGTCGCCGCGGCGGACGGCCGCGAGGAGTGGCCAGCCGACTTCGAGGCCATCTGCCGGCATGCCTTCGGCGAGGACGGCGTACTGATCGAGCTGACGGTACGCAATCGCGGAGCGGAGCCGATCACCTTCGAGGAGCTGCTGCACAGCTACCTGCGGGTCGATGATCTTGACGCGCTGCGGGTCACCGGCCTGGCCGGGGCGCGCTATCTGGACAAGACCCGCGACCTCGCCGAGTTCACCCAGGAGGGCGACGTCTCGTTCACCGGCCCGACCGACCGGATCTATGCCAGCGACGCGTCGCTGACCCTGCACGACGGCGACCGGACGATCATCGTCGACAAGATCAATTCGGCGAACACCGTGGTCTGGAACCCGTTCGACGCAGGTGTCGCGAAGTTCGCCGATCTCGGCCCCGATGACTGGCGCCGGTTCGTCTGCATCGAGGCCGGCAATGTCAGGGAGAACGCGATCACCGTCGATCCGGGCGCCGAGCACACTTTCGGTACGCGGATTCGGCGCGCCCCGTGA
- a CDS encoding lysoplasmalogenase family protein, which yields MSYAAAWAAYWITAAAHLTFQLLGLPTAAAISQVLLVPCLIVAVATSRTHSSPLRNWMLAALFFSWVGDALPKLLPPSAEIYAMIGGFFVAQLCWMIGLWRLRERSLIMTARWQLPIYLIAGMVLIGILVPTAGVLVPAVAAYGVVVIAMAVLASGLGRIGQLGGIIFLISDALIAFDRFAPWLDIPLAGPAIMATYILAQALLVTATLRYLRNRPARSRATATTLRR from the coding sequence GTGAGCTACGCGGCGGCCTGGGCGGCGTACTGGATCACCGCAGCGGCCCATCTGACCTTCCAACTGCTCGGCCTGCCGACCGCGGCCGCGATCAGCCAGGTGCTGCTGGTGCCGTGCCTGATCGTCGCGGTGGCCACCTCCCGCACGCATTCCTCGCCGCTGCGCAACTGGATGCTGGCCGCGTTGTTCTTCTCCTGGGTCGGCGACGCCCTGCCCAAGCTGCTGCCGCCATCGGCGGAGATCTATGCCATGATCGGCGGCTTCTTCGTCGCGCAACTGTGCTGGATGATCGGGCTGTGGCGGCTGCGGGAGCGGTCGCTGATCATGACCGCGCGCTGGCAGTTGCCGATCTATCTGATCGCCGGGATGGTGCTGATCGGCATCCTGGTGCCGACCGCCGGGGTGCTGGTGCCGGCGGTGGCCGCCTATGGGGTGGTCGTGATCGCGATGGCCGTGCTGGCGAGCGGGCTGGGCCGGATCGGCCAGCTCGGCGGCATCATCTTCCTGATCTCCGACGCGCTGATCGCCTTCGACCGGTTCGCGCCGTGGCTCGACATCCCGCTCGCGGGCCCGGCGATCATGGCCACCTACATCCTCGCGCAGGCCCTGCTGGTGACCGCGACCCTGCGCTACCTGCGCAACCGGCCTGCGCGCTCCCGCGCCACGGCCACCACGCTGCGTCGCTGA
- a CDS encoding APC family permease: MTERLDTPEHAPAPEQTIGVVQGTALYVCAILGAGVLVLPGQAASLAGPASLLAWGFSLLAGLPLAFTFAALASRHPDAGGVATYAARAFGPAAGGIAGWWYFIAGSVGQTIVPLTAGYYLCAAAGLDQRLAPLFAAGVLAAAVAANLAGLRIGARLQIALAAAVAVILAAVIVIALPQLDPAAFRPFAPAGPAGIGRATIVLFFAFAGWEAIAHLSGEFRDVRRTLPLATACTAAIVGILYLGVALAVVGTGTYGTPELDRIALGRIVENGLGLSAVVIMGVAAAIICLGTTNAFVASVSRLGFALGRDGWAPHWLGRRSARGVPVAAVLTVGGIGGAGLLGSALFGWGTDDLVFVPSVLVLVTYLLGAAAAWRLFSGRSRWVAGLAVALLLIPAPFAAAHLLVPAAIAAILLGWRVARGRRTG; the protein is encoded by the coding sequence ATGACCGAACGACTCGACACCCCCGAGCACGCCCCGGCCCCCGAGCAGACCATCGGGGTCGTCCAGGGCACGGCGCTCTACGTGTGCGCGATCCTCGGCGCCGGGGTGTTGGTGCTGCCGGGGCAGGCGGCCTCGCTCGCCGGTCCCGCCTCGCTCCTCGCCTGGGGGTTCAGCCTGCTGGCCGGGCTGCCGCTCGCGTTCACCTTTGCCGCCCTGGCCTCGCGGCACCCCGACGCCGGCGGCGTCGCGACCTACGCCGCCCGGGCGTTCGGGCCGGCGGCGGGCGGCATCGCCGGCTGGTGGTACTTCATCGCCGGATCCGTCGGCCAGACGATCGTCCCGCTCACGGCCGGCTACTACCTGTGTGCCGCCGCGGGCCTCGACCAGCGCCTCGCGCCGCTGTTCGCCGCGGGCGTGCTCGCCGCCGCGGTCGCCGCGAACCTGGCCGGCCTGCGGATCGGCGCCCGGCTGCAGATCGCGCTCGCGGCGGCCGTCGCGGTGATCCTCGCCGCCGTCATCGTGATCGCGCTGCCCCAGCTCGATCCGGCCGCATTTCGCCCGTTCGCGCCGGCCGGGCCGGCGGGCATCGGTCGCGCGACGATCGTGTTGTTCTTCGCCTTCGCCGGCTGGGAGGCGATCGCCCACCTGTCCGGGGAGTTCCGGGACGTACGCCGCACGCTGCCGCTCGCCACCGCGTGCACGGCCGCGATCGTCGGCATCCTCTACCTCGGCGTGGCGCTCGCCGTGGTGGGCACCGGCACCTACGGCACGCCCGAGCTGGACCGGATCGCGCTCGGCCGGATCGTCGAGAACGGGCTCGGCCTCTCCGCGGTGGTGATCATGGGGGTCGCCGCCGCGATCATCTGCCTCGGCACCACCAATGCCTTCGTGGCGTCGGTCTCGCGGCTCGGCTTCGCGCTCGGCCGCGACGGCTGGGCGCCGCACTGGCTCGGGCGACGGTCCGCCCGCGGCGTACCCGTCGCCGCCGTGCTCACCGTCGGCGGAATCGGCGGGGCGGGGCTGCTCGGCTCGGCGCTGTTCGGCTGGGGCACCGACGATCTGGTCTTCGTACCGTCGGTGCTGGTGCTGGTCACCTATCTGTTGGGCGCGGCGGCGGCCTGGCGGCTGTTCAGCGGCCGGTCGCGATGGGTCGCCGGTCTCGCGGTGGCCCTGCTGCTGATCCCGGCGCCGTTCGCGGCCGCCCATCTGCTGGTGCCGGCGGCGATCGCGGCGATCCTGCTCGGCTGGCGGGTCGCCCGCGGCCGGCGTACCGGCTGA
- the exaC gene encoding acetaldehyde dehydrogenase ExaC — MPVIPKPGTEGSPITLQDRYDNWINNEWVPPASGEYFENPSPVTGKVYTEVARSNADDIEKALDAAWRAFPAWSKTSTTERSNLLLQMADRMEANAEALAAAESWDNGKAIREPLAADIPLAVDHLRYFAGAIRTQEGTISQIDEDTVAYHFHEPLGVVGQIIPWNFPLLMAIWKLAPALAAGDCVVLKPAEQTPVSILELMKIVGDLFPPGVLNVVNGFGTEAGKPLASNPRIRKVAFTGETTTGRLIMQYASQNLIPVTLELGGKSPNIFFDDVFAKADDYANKVVEGFTMFALNQGEVCTCPSRALVQGGIYDEFLAKVVERTRNVKQGDPFDTDTQVGAQASNDQFEKIMSYIQIGKDEGANVLVGGEAAQLDGELAGGWYVQPTIFEGKNNMRIFQEEIFGPVVSVTSFTDFDEAMQIANETLYGLGAGVWSRDGNTAYRAGREIQAGRVWVNCYHLYPAHAAFGGYKQSGIGRENHAMMLDHYQQTKNMLVSYSDKEMGFF, encoded by the coding sequence ATGCCAGTCATCCCGAAGCCCGGCACCGAGGGCTCGCCGATCACGCTGCAGGACCGCTACGACAACTGGATCAACAACGAGTGGGTGCCGCCGGCGAGCGGTGAATACTTCGAGAATCCGTCGCCGGTCACGGGCAAGGTCTACACCGAGGTCGCGCGCTCCAATGCCGACGACATCGAAAAGGCGCTCGACGCCGCCTGGCGCGCGTTCCCCGCCTGGTCGAAGACCTCCACCACCGAGCGGTCCAACCTGCTGTTGCAGATGGCCGACCGGATGGAGGCGAACGCCGAGGCGCTGGCCGCCGCGGAGAGCTGGGACAACGGCAAGGCGATCCGCGAGCCGCTGGCCGCCGACATCCCGCTCGCCGTTGATCATCTGCGTTACTTCGCCGGCGCGATCCGCACCCAGGAAGGCACGATCAGCCAGATCGACGAGGACACCGTCGCCTATCACTTCCACGAGCCGCTGGGCGTGGTCGGTCAGATCATCCCGTGGAACTTCCCGCTGCTGATGGCGATCTGGAAGCTCGCCCCGGCGCTCGCCGCCGGTGACTGCGTGGTGCTCAAGCCGGCCGAGCAGACGCCGGTGTCGATCTTGGAGCTGATGAAGATCGTCGGCGATCTGTTCCCGCCCGGCGTGCTCAACGTCGTGAACGGCTTCGGCACCGAGGCCGGCAAGCCGCTCGCCTCCAACCCGCGGATCCGCAAGGTCGCGTTCACCGGCGAGACGACGACCGGCCGGTTGATCATGCAGTACGCCTCGCAGAACCTGATCCCAGTGACCCTGGAGCTCGGCGGGAAGAGCCCGAACATCTTCTTCGACGACGTCTTCGCCAAGGCCGATGACTATGCGAACAAGGTGGTCGAGGGATTCACGATGTTCGCGCTGAACCAGGGCGAGGTGTGCACCTGCCCCTCGCGCGCGCTGGTCCAGGGCGGCATCTATGACGAGTTCCTGGCCAAGGTGGTGGAGCGTACCCGCAACGTGAAGCAGGGCGACCCGTTCGACACCGACACCCAGGTCGGCGCGCAGGCGTCGAATGATCAGTTCGAGAAGATCATGTCCTACATCCAGATCGGCAAGGACGAGGGCGCGAACGTGCTGGTCGGCGGTGAGGCAGCCCAGCTCGACGGCGAGCTCGCCGGCGGTTGGTATGTCCAGCCGACGATCTTCGAGGGCAAGAACAACATGCGGATCTTCCAGGAGGAGATCTTCGGTCCGGTGGTCAGCGTGACCAGCTTCACCGACTTCGACGAGGCGATGCAGATCGCCAACGAGACCCTCTACGGACTCGGCGCCGGGGTCTGGTCCCGCGACGGCAACACGGCCTACCGCGCCGGGCGGGAGATCCAGGCCGGCCGGGTCTGGGTGAACTGCTATCACCTCTATCCCGCGCACGCGGCGTTCGGCGGCTACAAGCAGTCCGGCATCGGGCGGGAGAACCACGCGATGATGCTTGATCACTACCAGCAGACGAAGAACATGCTGGTCTCCTACTCGGACAAGGAGATGGGCTTCTTCTGA
- a CDS encoding DUF779 domain-containing protein — MDDPGTPTEWSSRVLITDRAAELLGRLVGRHGPVMFHQSGGCCDGSAPMCYPQGEFIVGDRDVLLGVISAGPGEPGAPVWISGSQYELWKHTQLVLDAVPGRGSGFSLEAPEGQRFLTRSRVIPPEREDRLPPVLTGSAVEEGAPLPDPLGPVEPTGALGEVCRPATTR, encoded by the coding sequence ATGGATGATCCCGGCACCCCGACCGAATGGTCGAGCCGCGTGCTGATCACCGACCGGGCGGCCGAGCTCCTCGGCCGCCTGGTCGGTCGGCACGGCCCGGTGATGTTCCACCAGTCCGGCGGCTGCTGCGACGGGTCGGCACCGATGTGTTACCCCCAGGGCGAGTTCATCGTCGGCGACCGTGATGTGCTGCTCGGTGTGATCAGCGCGGGCCCCGGCGAGCCCGGCGCCCCGGTCTGGATCTCGGGCTCGCAGTACGAGCTGTGGAAGCACACCCAACTCGTGCTCGACGCCGTACCCGGTCGCGGTTCGGGATTCTCCCTGGAGGCACCCGAGGGGCAACGCTTCCTGACCCGGTCGCGGGTCATCCCGCCCGAGCGCGAGGACCGGCTGCCGCCGGTGCTCACCGGGTCGGCCGTCGAGGAGGGCGCGCCCCTGCCCGACCCGCTCGGCCCGGTCGAACCCACCGGGGCGCTCGGCGAGGTGTGTCGGCCGGCCACAACCCGCTGA
- a CDS encoding hemolysin family protein: MAESVVPVQVALWLGVALLLFNAFFVGAEFALISVRRTKIEPLAREGSGRARTTLRAMGEVSLMMAGAQLGITVCTVLLGAIAEPGLATLLGPLVAMTGLPAEATGVISFVIAISIVVLLHVVLGEMVPKNIALAAPERSSLTLGPPLMFVVTVLRPLIWVLNQIANLSLRAMGVTPRDEVASAYTPEEVRGIVEESREEGMLKNQSYELLSGALSFSDRTIEPVLLPLAELAWVTPESSVADLEDLTARTGYSRFPVFAEHDEAAPEVRGYVHIKDTLGEPRDTVINNKWTRPMPIVRLDTPLRGAMQMMQARRAHMAAVLGEDDETLGVIALEDVLEELVGQVRDATRADDRSAS, encoded by the coding sequence ATGGCCGAGTCGGTGGTGCCGGTCCAGGTCGCGCTCTGGCTCGGCGTCGCGCTGTTGTTGTTCAACGCCTTCTTCGTCGGCGCTGAGTTCGCGCTGATCTCGGTTCGGCGTACCAAGATCGAACCGCTCGCCCGGGAGGGCTCGGGGCGGGCGCGGACGACGCTGCGGGCGATGGGCGAGGTGTCGCTGATGATGGCCGGCGCGCAGCTCGGCATCACCGTCTGCACGGTGTTGCTGGGCGCGATCGCCGAGCCCGGCCTGGCGACCCTGCTCGGGCCGCTGGTCGCGATGACCGGCCTGCCGGCGGAGGCGACCGGGGTGATCTCGTTCGTGATCGCGATCAGCATCGTGGTGTTGCTGCACGTCGTGCTCGGCGAAATGGTGCCGAAGAACATCGCGCTGGCCGCCCCCGAGCGCTCCTCGCTGACGCTGGGCCCGCCGCTGATGTTCGTGGTGACGGTGCTGCGGCCGCTGATCTGGGTGCTGAACCAGATCGCCAACCTGAGCCTGCGCGCGATGGGGGTGACCCCGCGCGATGAGGTTGCCTCGGCGTACACGCCGGAGGAGGTGCGCGGCATCGTCGAGGAATCGCGCGAGGAGGGCATGCTGAAGAACCAGTCCTATGAGCTGTTGTCGGGCGCCCTGAGCTTCTCCGACCGGACGATCGAGCCCGTGCTGCTCCCGCTCGCCGAGCTCGCCTGGGTCACCCCCGAGTCGAGCGTCGCCGATCTGGAGGATCTCACCGCGCGGACCGGTTACTCGCGGTTCCCCGTGTTCGCCGAGCACGACGAGGCGGCGCCGGAGGTGCGCGGCTATGTGCACATCAAGGACACGCTCGGCGAGCCGCGCGACACCGTGATCAACAACAAGTGGACGCGTCCGATGCCGATCGTCCGCTTGGACACCCCGCTGCGCGGGGCGATGCAGATGATGCAGGCGCGCCGCGCGCACATGGCGGCGGTGCTCGGCGAGGACGACGAGACGCTCGGCGTGATCGCCCTGGAAGACGTCTTGGAGGAACTGGTCGGACAGGTCCGCGACGCCACCCGCGCCGACGACCGCAGCGCGAGCTGA
- a CDS encoding hemolysin family protein, translated as MSWVLLAIAIALVFLCGIFVAAEFSFVTVDRGQVRREAEAGDRAAQGLDKALTQLSTQLSGAQVGITLTNLAIGFLAEPAVAELLRTPLAAAGVPEMAIGPIALGAALVAANVVTMVYGELVPKNLAIAAPMRTAKLTQLPMRIITAALYVPIRLCNGAANAIVRLLGFEPQEELRSVRSPEEIASLVRRSAHQGMLDTETATLMERSLAFANLTAADIMTPRVRMHTVRADAPVQAVLDASRATGHSRFPVTGRGEEADDVVGIVHVKDAVAVAPDDRDAVRVAERMSRPVLVPETLQLDPLLTQLRDEGMQVVLVVDEYGGTAGLVTLEDVVEELVGDIADEHDTASSGLRRRRDGSWAVSGLLRPDEIAERTGVSLPEGEYYDTVAGMFVTLFGAIPAAGDTVTVAVARQVDLDADGADEVGEYQVRLTVERMDGRRVDRLRMVVLDDLVDEHPERRSGALG; from the coding sequence ATGAGCTGGGTCCTGCTGGCCATCGCCATCGCGCTCGTCTTCTTGTGCGGCATCTTCGTCGCAGCCGAATTTTCCTTCGTCACGGTCGATCGCGGACAGGTACGCCGTGAGGCCGAGGCGGGCGATCGCGCCGCCCAGGGCCTGGACAAGGCCCTCACCCAGCTCTCCACCCAACTGTCCGGTGCCCAGGTCGGCATCACCTTGACCAACCTGGCGATCGGTTTCCTCGCCGAGCCCGCGGTGGCCGAGTTGTTGCGTACCCCGTTGGCCGCGGCCGGCGTACCCGAGATGGCCATCGGGCCGATCGCCCTCGGCGCCGCACTGGTGGCGGCCAATGTCGTGACAATGGTCTACGGCGAGCTGGTCCCGAAGAATCTCGCGATCGCCGCGCCGATGCGTACCGCCAAGCTCACCCAGCTCCCGATGCGGATCATCACCGCCGCGCTGTACGTGCCCATCCGGCTGTGCAACGGCGCCGCCAACGCGATCGTGCGACTGCTCGGCTTCGAGCCGCAGGAGGAGTTGCGTTCGGTCCGGTCGCCCGAGGAGATCGCCTCCCTGGTCCGCCGCTCGGCCCACCAGGGCATGCTCGACACCGAGACCGCGACGCTGATGGAACGCTCGCTGGCCTTCGCGAATCTGACCGCGGCCGACATCATGACCCCGCGCGTGCGTATGCACACCGTCCGCGCCGATGCGCCGGTACAGGCCGTGCTGGACGCGTCCCGGGCCACCGGGCACTCCCGGTTCCCGGTGACCGGCCGCGGCGAGGAGGCAGACGACGTGGTCGGCATCGTGCACGTCAAGGATGCGGTCGCCGTGGCACCGGACGACCGCGACGCGGTCAGGGTCGCCGAGCGGATGAGCCGGCCGGTGCTGGTGCCGGAGACGCTGCAGCTCGATCCGCTGCTGACCCAGTTGCGCGACGAGGGGATGCAAGTGGTGCTGGTCGTCGACGAATACGGCGGCACGGCCGGCCTGGTCACGCTCGAGGACGTGGTCGAGGAGCTGGTCGGCGACATCGCCGACGAGCACGACACCGCATCGTCGGGGCTGCGTCGCCGCCGCGACGGCAGTTGGGCGGTCTCGGGGCTGCTGCGGCCGGACGAGATCGCCGAGCGGACCGGGGTGTCGCTGCCCGAGGGCGAGTACTACGACACCGTCGCCGGCATGTTCGTCACGCTGTTCGGGGCGATCCCGGCCGCCGGCGACACCGTGACGGTCGCGGTCGCCCGTCAGGTCGATCTCGACGCCGACGGCGCCGACGAGGTGGGCGAGTACCAGGTCAGGCTGACCGTCGAGCGGATGGACGGGCGCCGGGTCGACCGGTTGCGGATGGTGGTGCTGGACGATCTGGTGGACGAGCACCCGGAGCGGCGATCGGGGGCGCTCGGATGA
- a CDS encoding nitrite/sulfite reductase, with protein sequence MPTTTESSSERRTRGGKPKTTGAWADGDRTPLNHNEEFKAADDGLNVRTRIIETYAKEGFASIPGDDLRGRMRWWGLYTQRRPGIDGRRTGSLPAEELDDEFFMLRIRSDGGALSGDQLRVIAQISVEFARDTADITDRQNIQLHWIRIEDVPEIWRRLEAVGLSSAEACGDTPRVILGSPVAGLAADEVIDGTPAIEEIQRRYIGSPEFSNLPRKFKTAISGSPALDVAHEINDVSFVGVNHPDHGPGFDLWVGGGLSTNPMFAQRLGAWVPLAEVPEVWAGVVGIFRDYGYRRLRHRARLKFLVADWGPEKFREVLEGEYLQRPLIDGPAPAGAPDDRRDHVGAHAQHDGNFWVGVTPIGGRVSGTTLLAVAELAGRYASGRVRLTPHQKLLVLDVPADDVPAVENGLAELGLTARPSEFRRGVMACTGIEFCKLALVETKARARSVVDELERRLPDFDSPLSVHLNGCPNSCARFQVADIGLKGLVMDDADGNPVDGFQVHLGGTLGAEPSLARKTRALRVSADDLVDYIERVTTNYLADRDGEAESFAGWARRADEDLLR encoded by the coding sequence ATGCCCACGACCACCGAGTCGAGCTCCGAGCGCCGCACCCGCGGCGGCAAGCCGAAGACCACCGGCGCCTGGGCCGATGGCGACCGGACGCCGCTCAACCACAACGAGGAGTTCAAGGCCGCCGACGACGGCCTGAACGTGCGCACCCGGATCATCGAGACGTACGCCAAGGAGGGCTTCGCCTCCATCCCGGGCGATGACCTTCGGGGGCGGATGCGCTGGTGGGGCCTCTACACCCAGCGCCGCCCCGGGATCGACGGCCGGCGTACCGGCAGCCTGCCCGCCGAGGAGCTGGACGACGAGTTCTTCATGCTCCGGATCCGCAGCGACGGCGGCGCGCTGTCCGGTGATCAACTGCGCGTGATCGCGCAGATCTCGGTCGAGTTCGCCCGCGACACCGCCGACATCACCGACCGGCAGAACATCCAGTTGCACTGGATCCGGATCGAGGACGTACCGGAGATCTGGCGGCGGTTGGAGGCGGTCGGGCTGTCCAGCGCCGAGGCGTGCGGCGACACCCCCCGGGTGATCCTCGGTTCGCCGGTCGCCGGGCTGGCCGCCGACGAGGTGATCGACGGCACGCCGGCGATCGAGGAGATCCAGCGCCGCTACATCGGCAGCCCGGAGTTCTCCAACCTGCCGCGCAAGTTCAAGACCGCGATCTCCGGCTCCCCGGCGCTCGATGTCGCCCACGAGATCAACGACGTGTCCTTCGTCGGGGTGAACCATCCCGATCACGGTCCGGGATTCGACCTGTGGGTCGGCGGCGGCCTGTCCACGAACCCGATGTTCGCCCAGCGGCTCGGCGCGTGGGTGCCGCTGGCGGAAGTGCCGGAGGTGTGGGCCGGCGTGGTCGGGATCTTCCGCGACTACGGCTATCGCCGGCTGCGGCACCGCGCCCGGCTGAAGTTCCTGGTGGCCGACTGGGGTCCGGAGAAGTTCCGCGAGGTGCTGGAGGGGGAGTATCTGCAGCGGCCGCTGATCGACGGCCCCGCCCCGGCCGGCGCGCCGGACGACCGGCGTGATCATGTCGGCGCACACGCCCAGCACGACGGCAACTTCTGGGTCGGTGTGACGCCGATCGGCGGCCGGGTCTCGGGCACGACGCTGCTCGCCGTGGCCGAACTGGCCGGACGGTACGCCTCGGGCCGGGTCCGGCTCACCCCGCACCAGAAGCTGCTGGTCCTCGACGTGCCGGCCGACGACGTGCCGGCCGTGGAGAACGGGCTGGCCGAGCTCGGCCTGACCGCCCGCCCGAGCGAGTTCCGGCGCGGGGTGATGGCCTGCACCGGGATCGAGTTCTGCAAGCTGGCGCTGGTCGAGACGAAGGCGCGGGCGCGCAGCGTGGTCGATGAGCTGGAGCGTCGGCTGCCCGATTTCGACTCGCCGCTGTCGGTGCACCTCAACGGCTGCCCCAACTCCTGTGCCCGGTTCCAGGTCGCCGACATCGGGCTCAAGGGCCTGGTGATGGACGACGCCGACGGCAATCCCGTCGACGGTTTCCAGGTGCATCTGGGCGGTACGCTCGGGGCCGAGCCGAGCCTGGCCCGCAAGACCCGCGCCCTGCGGGTCAGCGCCGATGATCTTGTCGACTACATCGAGCGGGTGACCACGAACTATCTGGCCGATCGTGACGGCGAGGCCGAGAGCTTCGCCGGCTGGGCGCGCCGCGCCGACGAGGACCTCCTGCGATGA
- a CDS encoding phosphoadenylyl-sulfate reductase, producing MIELEVNGAPADAAPADVRLEPAELDRLVAAGRAAVPERSDSYQDRVATARAALAWAHETFGERVTVASSMGDEVLVHLAGESAAGIEVFFLDTGYHFDETIETRDAFEVLAPVKLITITPRLTVAEQDAEYGPKLHDRDPDACCAMRKVEPMERALSARSAWVTGMRRVDAPTRTDIEIIGIDAKRGKIKINPIAAWTDEDVARFTKENYVYENPLRELGYASIGCAPCTRAVKPGEDPRAGRWAGRAKTECGLHT from the coding sequence ATGATCGAACTCGAGGTCAACGGCGCTCCCGCCGATGCGGCACCGGCCGACGTGAGGCTGGAGCCGGCGGAGCTGGACCGGCTGGTCGCGGCCGGGCGGGCAGCGGTCCCGGAGCGCTCGGACAGCTATCAGGACCGGGTGGCGACCGCGCGGGCGGCGCTGGCCTGGGCGCACGAGACCTTCGGCGAGCGGGTCACCGTGGCGAGCTCGATGGGCGATGAGGTGTTGGTCCACCTGGCCGGTGAGTCCGCGGCCGGGATCGAGGTGTTCTTCCTCGACACCGGCTACCACTTCGACGAGACGATCGAGACCCGGGACGCGTTCGAGGTGCTGGCACCGGTCAAGCTGATCACGATCACGCCGCGGCTGACGGTCGCCGAGCAGGACGCCGAGTACGGCCCGAAGCTGCATGATCGCGATCCCGACGCCTGCTGCGCCATGCGCAAGGTCGAGCCGATGGAGCGCGCGCTGTCCGCGCGATCGGCCTGGGTGACGGGGATGCGCCGGGTGGACGCTCCGACGCGTACCGACATCGAGATCATCGGCATCGACGCCAAGCGCGGCAAGATCAAGATCAATCCGATCGCGGCCTGGACCGACGAGGACGTGGCGCGGTTCACCAAGGAGAACTACGTCTACGAGAATCCCCTGCGGGAGCTGGGGTACGCCTCGATCGGCTGCGCGCCCTGCACGCGGGCGGTCAAGCCCGGAGAAGACCCCCGAGCCGGCCGTTGGGCGGGCAGGGCCAAGACGGAATGCGGACTGCACACATGA
- the cysD gene encoding sulfate adenylyltransferase subunit CysD, whose protein sequence is MTSTDTISPTTAAAGGGLDQLDELESEAIYIFREVAGQFERPALLFSGGKDSVLMLHLALRAFAPARPPLTLLHVDTGHNFPEVLTFRDEIAARYGLRLEVASVQDYLDDGRLTERPDGTRNPLQTQPLVDAIAEHRFDAVFGGGRRDEEKARAKERVFSLRDAFGGWDPRRQRPELWDLYNGRHAPGEHVRVFPLSNWTELDVWRWIAREGVELPSLYYAHERELFARDGMWLAPGEWGGAREGEEVARRTVRYRTVGDMSCTGAVDSTARTPDEVIIELAATRLTERGATRADDRLSEAAMEDRKKEGYF, encoded by the coding sequence ATGACCTCGACCGACACCATCTCGCCCACGACCGCCGCCGCGGGCGGCGGCCTTGATCAGCTCGACGAGCTCGAGTCGGAGGCGATCTACATCTTCCGCGAGGTCGCCGGCCAGTTCGAGCGGCCGGCCCTGCTGTTCTCCGGCGGCAAGGACTCGGTGCTGATGCTGCACCTGGCGCTGCGGGCGTTCGCGCCCGCGCGGCCCCCGCTGACGCTGCTGCACGTCGACACCGGCCACAACTTCCCCGAGGTGCTGACCTTCCGGGACGAGATCGCGGCCCGCTACGGCCTGCGGTTGGAGGTGGCGAGCGTGCAGGACTATCTCGACGACGGACGGCTCACCGAGCGGCCCGACGGCACCCGCAACCCGCTGCAGACCCAGCCGCTGGTCGACGCCATCGCCGAGCACCGCTTCGACGCGGTCTTCGGCGGCGGGCGCCGCGACGAGGAGAAGGCGCGTGCCAAGGAGCGCGTGTTCAGCCTCCGGGATGCCTTCGGCGGTTGGGATCCCCGACGCCAGCGCCCCGAGCTGTGGGATCTCTACAACGGCCGGCACGCACCGGGTGAGCACGTCCGGGTGTTCCCGCTGAGCAACTGGACCGAGCTGGACGTCTGGCGCTGGATCGCCCGGGAGGGCGTCGAACTGCCGAGCCTGTACTACGCCCACGAGCGCGAGCTGTTCGCCCGGGACGGGATGTGGCTGGCGCCGGGCGAGTGGGGCGGAGCGCGCGAGGGCGAGGAGGTGGCCCGGCGTACCGTCCGCTACCGCACGGTCGGCGACATGTCCTGCACCGGCGCGGTCGACTCGACCGCCCGCACCCCCGACGAGGTGATCATCGAGCTCGCCGCGACCCGGCTCACCGAGCGCGGCGCGACCCGCGCCGACGACCGGCTCTCGGAGGCCGCGATGGAGGACCGGAAGAAGGAAGGCTACTTCTGA